One genomic window of Cyprinus carpio isolate SPL01 chromosome B8, ASM1834038v1, whole genome shotgun sequence includes the following:
- the smarcb1a gene encoding SWI/SNF-related matrix-associated actin-dependent regulator of chromatin subfamily B member 1-A isoform X1, with protein sequence MALSKTYGQKPIKFQLEEDGEFYMIGSEVGNFLRMFRGSLYKRYPSLSRRLATVEERKKIVASSHDHGYTTLATSVTLLKASEVEEIFEGHDEKYKAVSISTEPPAYLREQKAKRNSQWVPTLPNSSHHLDAVPCSTTINRNRMGRDKKRTFPLCFDDHDPAVIHENATQPEILVPIRLDMEIDGQKLRDAFTWNMNEKLMTPEMFAEILCDDLDLSPLTFVPAIASAIRQQIESYPTDSILDEQMDQRVIIKLNIHVGNISLVDQFEWDMSEKENSPEKFALKLCSELGLGGEFVTTIAYSIRGQLSWHQRTYAFSENPLPTVEIAIRNTGDADQWCPLLETLTDAEMEKKIRDQDRNTRRMRRLANTAPAW encoded by the exons ATGGCGCTAAGCAAAACATACGGACAGAAACCTATTAAATTCCAACTGGAGGAGGATGGAGAATTTTACATGATTGGATCAGAG GTGGGGAATTTCTTGCGTATGTTCAGAGGGTCCTTATATAAGCGCTACCCATCACTCTCGAGAAGACTAGCGACAgtagaagagagaaagaagatcGTAGCATCGTCTCACG ATCACGGTTACACCACTTTAGCCACCAGTGTGACGCTGCTGAAGGCCTCAGAAGTAGAGGAGATATTTGAGGGACATGACGAGAAGTACAAGGCCGTGTCCATCAGCACTGAACCTCCAGCCTATCTCAG ggAGCAGAAAGCCAAGAGAAACAGTCAGTGGGTGCCCACTCTTCCCAACAGTTCCCATCACTTGGACGCTGTGCCTTGCTCCACCACCATTAACCGCAATCGAATGGGACGTGACAAAAAAAGGACCTTCCCGCTCTG CTTTGATGATCATGACCCTGCGGTCATCCATGAGAACGCCACTCAGCCTGAGATCCTGGTGCCCATCCGACTGGACATGGAGATTGACGGGCAGAAGCTGCGTGATGCTTTCACATGGAACATGAATG AGAAGCTAATGACTCCGGAGATGTTTGCTGAAATCCTTTGTGATGATCTGGATCTGAGCCCACTGACCTTTGTTCCAGCCATTGCCTCGGCCATCAGACAGCAGATCGAGTCCTACCCCACAGACAGCATACTGGATGAGCAGATGGACCAGAGAGTCATCATCAAG TTAAACATCCATGTTGGGAATATATCTCTGGTAGACCAGTTTGAATGGGACATGTCTGAGAAGGAGAACTCTCCTGAGAAGTTTGCTCTGAAGCTGTGCTCTGAACTGGGCTTGGGAGGAGAGTTTGTCACCACTATCGCATACAGCATACGCGGCCAGCTCAGCTGGCATCAGAGGACCTACGCCTTCAG TGAGAACCCTCTTCCCACGGTGGAGATTGCCATCCGGAACACAGGTGATGCTGACCAGTGGTGTCCACTGCTTGAGACACTGACAGATGCTGAGATGGAGAAGAAGATCAGGGACCAGGACAGAAACACAAG GCGAATGAGACGACTTGCGAACACGGCCCCAGCATGGTGA
- the si:dkey-31c13.1 gene encoding uncharacterized protein si:dkey-31c13.1, with amino-acid sequence MPNGCCQRFPSKGCFDRKLRGFEEDTMTKFIVWTKDKAFGVDDPKPLSKKIKWKLQYVPFDGIPFMVVGRRVYSCHQGVDKHKHEKLTRQLQLLDDHSDHCYEERRRLQDSKKLDCPARIYVVHLIRFPDYKVYLNDIHKQRKESAGCLRHALTKNPSAVKLEEQFVACFPAIEEHKNHPVVGEVREPVDTSSTPPSDHIILHKDISNPPRNSSKTKKRQRCESLLREISDLTYHLQDEPFLDSLTFRLNDLLEDVRRHTPHDDTLPLSYTPPSKKNRYLKTLSIIPEKHSSSGKFGRCAEAVKASSKP; translated from the exons ATGCCAAACGGTTGTTGTCAACGATTCCCCTCAAAGGGGTGTTTTGATCGTAAACTTAGGGGGTTCGAGGAGGACACGATGACAAAGTTCATCGTTTGGACGAAAGACAAAGCTTTTGGTGTGGACG ACCCCAAACCCTTATCTAAAAAAATTAAGTGGAAACTCCAGTATGTTCCTTTTGACGGGATTCCCTTCATGGTGGTTGGGAGGAGGGTCTACTCCTGTCACCAAGGGGTAGAcaagcacaaacatgaaaaacTGACAAGACAGCTACAACTG CTTGATGACCACTCAGACCATTGTTATGAAGAGAGGCGACGTCTTCAAGACTCGAAGAAATTGGACTGTCCAGCCAGAATATATGTGGTTCATCTAATCAGATTCCCTGATTACAaggt ATACCTAAATGACATTCATAAACAGAGGAAGGAGAGCGCTGGGTGTCTGAGACATGCCTTAACAAAAAACCCATCAGCAGTGAAGCTTGAGGAGCAATTTGTTGCCTGCTTCCCAGCGATCGAGGAGCACAAAAACCATCCTGTGGTAGGAGAG GTTCGTGAGCCAGTGGACACTAGCAGCACCCCTCCCAGTGACCACATCATTCTTCACAAAGACATCAGCAATCCTCCCAGAAACTCCAGCAAGACAAAGAAAAGGCAAAGGTGTGAGAGCTTACTGCGTGAAATTTCAGATCTCACTTACCATCTACAGGATGAGCCATTTCTGGACTCCTTGACCTTTCGACTGAATGACCTTTTGGAGGATGTAAGGCGTCATACCCCTCACGATGACACCCTTCCCCTGTCTTACACACCTCCATCTAAAAAAAACAGATACCTCAAAACCCTCAGCATAATCCCCGAAAAACATTCATCCTCTGGAAAGTTTGGCCGTTGTGCTGAAGCAGTGAAAGCAAGCTCCAAGCCTTAA
- the smarcb1a gene encoding SWI/SNF-related matrix-associated actin-dependent regulator of chromatin subfamily B member 1-A isoform X2 — translation MALSKTYGQKPIKFQLEEDGEFYMIGSEVGNFLRMFRGSLYKRYPSLSRRLATVEERKKIVASSHATSVTLLKASEVEEIFEGHDEKYKAVSISTEPPAYLREQKAKRNSQWVPTLPNSSHHLDAVPCSTTINRNRMGRDKKRTFPLCFDDHDPAVIHENATQPEILVPIRLDMEIDGQKLRDAFTWNMNEKLMTPEMFAEILCDDLDLSPLTFVPAIASAIRQQIESYPTDSILDEQMDQRVIIKLNIHVGNISLVDQFEWDMSEKENSPEKFALKLCSELGLGGEFVTTIAYSIRGQLSWHQRTYAFSENPLPTVEIAIRNTGDADQWCPLLETLTDAEMEKKIRDQDRNTRRMRRLANTAPAW, via the exons ATGGCGCTAAGCAAAACATACGGACAGAAACCTATTAAATTCCAACTGGAGGAGGATGGAGAATTTTACATGATTGGATCAGAG GTGGGGAATTTCTTGCGTATGTTCAGAGGGTCCTTATATAAGCGCTACCCATCACTCTCGAGAAGACTAGCGACAgtagaagagagaaagaagatcGTAGCATCGTCTCACG CCACCAGTGTGACGCTGCTGAAGGCCTCAGAAGTAGAGGAGATATTTGAGGGACATGACGAGAAGTACAAGGCCGTGTCCATCAGCACTGAACCTCCAGCCTATCTCAG ggAGCAGAAAGCCAAGAGAAACAGTCAGTGGGTGCCCACTCTTCCCAACAGTTCCCATCACTTGGACGCTGTGCCTTGCTCCACCACCATTAACCGCAATCGAATGGGACGTGACAAAAAAAGGACCTTCCCGCTCTG CTTTGATGATCATGACCCTGCGGTCATCCATGAGAACGCCACTCAGCCTGAGATCCTGGTGCCCATCCGACTGGACATGGAGATTGACGGGCAGAAGCTGCGTGATGCTTTCACATGGAACATGAATG AGAAGCTAATGACTCCGGAGATGTTTGCTGAAATCCTTTGTGATGATCTGGATCTGAGCCCACTGACCTTTGTTCCAGCCATTGCCTCGGCCATCAGACAGCAGATCGAGTCCTACCCCACAGACAGCATACTGGATGAGCAGATGGACCAGAGAGTCATCATCAAG TTAAACATCCATGTTGGGAATATATCTCTGGTAGACCAGTTTGAATGGGACATGTCTGAGAAGGAGAACTCTCCTGAGAAGTTTGCTCTGAAGCTGTGCTCTGAACTGGGCTTGGGAGGAGAGTTTGTCACCACTATCGCATACAGCATACGCGGCCAGCTCAGCTGGCATCAGAGGACCTACGCCTTCAG TGAGAACCCTCTTCCCACGGTGGAGATTGCCATCCGGAACACAGGTGATGCTGACCAGTGGTGTCCACTGCTTGAGACACTGACAGATGCTGAGATGGAGAAGAAGATCAGGGACCAGGACAGAAACACAAG GCGAATGAGACGACTTGCGAACACGGCCCCAGCATGGTGA
- the derl3 gene encoding derlin-3: MANSVTQEYMQIPAVTRAYTTACVLTTAAVQLEFITPFQLYFNPDLILKKYQVWRLITNFLFFGPLGFSFLFNMIFLYRYCRMLEEGSFRGRTADFVYMFLFGGVLMTLFGLFANLFFLGQAFTIMLVYVWSRRNPYVRMNFFGLLNFQAPFLPWVLMGFSLLLGNSIVIDLLGIGVGHIYYFLEDVFPNQPGGRKLLATPGIFRVLFDMPQEDPNYAPLPEDQSGISLNGQGVEDAGQGQNDEDLQGEEN; the protein is encoded by the exons ATGGCAAACAGCGTCACTCAGGAGTACATGCAGATCCCAGCCGTCACGCGAGCATATACTACCGCATGCGTCCTGACAACTGCAGCTGTG caaTTGGAGTTCATCACACCGTTTCAACTCTATTTTAACCCTGACTTGATATTAAAGAAATACCAG GTATGGCGACTGATCACAAACTTCTTGTTTTTTGGACCTCTTGGATTCAGCTTCTTGTTCAATATGATTTTTCT ATATCGTTACTGTCGAATGCTGGAGGAAGGTTCTTTCCGTGGTCGAACGGCAGATTTTGTCTATATGTTCCTGTTCGGTGGTGTTCTTATGACT CTCTTTGGTCTATTTGCCAACCTGTTCTTTTTAGGACAGGCTTTCACTATAATGCTGGTTTATGTCTGGAGTAGAAGGAACCCTTATGTCCGCATGAACTTCTTTGGCCTGCTCAACTTCCAGGCCCCATTCCTTCCCTGGGTGCTCATGGGATTCTCGCTGTTACTGGGCAACTCCATTGTTATTGATCTCCTCG ggaTAGGTGTAGGACACATCTATTACTTCCTGGAGGATGTATTTCCTAACCAGCCTGGAGGCAGAAAGCTTCTTGCCACTCCTGGAATTTT TCGAGTTTTGTTTGACATGCCTCAAGAAGATCCGAATTACGCCCCTCTTCCGGAAGACCAGAGTGGGATATCCCTGAATGGACAAGGTGTAGAAGATGCTGGCCAAGGTCAAAATGATGAGGATCTTCAAGGAGAAGAAAACTGA